The genomic interval ctaagagagagagagagagagagagagagagagagagagagagagagagagagagagagagagagagagagagagagagagagagagagagagagagagagagagagagagagagagagagagagagagagagagagagaagggtcaGAGAGGCAACCCCgtgatggagacagacagagcaagagcaAGAAAGAGTTCACACTGGTTTTGCTTGGTGGCCTGAAGAGTTCTGTTCCCTAGTGGCAAGATGCCCACAGGTACAGTGTGAGGTGGACTTCAGCTATTCCAACCCATacacaattgtgtgtgtgtgtgagatagagagaccGAGCCGAATTATTGTAAATCCTCATGCCCTATTTACTTGCTTCAGCCATTTAGACATGAGTAGGCCTCTAACATCACGGCATGCTTTCACGGCTCCATTTTAACACCTGCGCGCTGTAACAGGCAGGGGCTGCACGTATGTGTTGTTGTAGCTGGTGAAGACGGCCGAGCTGGACCCCAGGCACAACTACATCCTGGGCTTTCACCCCCACGGCGtcctggtgactggggccttcGCCAACTTCTGCACGCAGGCCACGGGGTTCGGCCAGCTGTTCCCCGGCCTGGAGAGCTACCTGCTCATGCTGCCGCTGTGGTTCCGCGCGCCTTTCTTCAGAGACTACATCATGTGTGCAGGTCAGCGCGCGCAAAGCCGCCACGCGTATTATAGCCccgctgctgtgctgctgtgctgcACCACGATTATAGACGAtgagtgttcatgtgtgtgtgtttatggactTGTgcgtatgtatctgtgtgtgcgtgtgtgtgtgtgtgtgtgtgtatatatctgtgtgcatatgtgtgtatgcgtgtgtgcatatatctctgtgcatgtgcacatgtgcatgtgtgtgtgtgcgtgcgcgtgtgtgcgcgcgtgtgcgcgcgcgtgcatgtgtgtgcgtgcacgcgcttatgtgtgtgtgcgtgcgcgcgtgtgtgtgcgcgcgcgcgcgtgtgtgtgcgtgcgcgcgcgtgtgtgtgcgcgtgtgtgtgcgtgtgtgcgcacgcgtgtgtgtgtgcgtgtgtgtgtgtgtgtatttcattgCAGGTCTCATCCCTTCTGACAAGGACAGTGCCAGCTATTTGCTCCGTAGGGAAGGGGGCGGGAACGCTGTAGTCATCGTAGTGGGCGGAGCTCTCGAGGCACTGGACGCTCATCCAGGTGCCCACACGTTGCTGCTGGCCAATAAAAAAGGCTTTATCAAGCTGGCAATGGAGCATGGGTAAGGAGCGATGTAGTTTTCCtcttttgattgatttttgttCTACTTGAACGTGAGACTGAATGTACAGAAAGTGCAGTAATACAGAAGCGTAACGAATAAGGAACTGAGAAGTAACGCATGCTAGTCCTAAAAGTGAGCAGAAACCTTTCAtgctgtgacagtgtgtgtgagctgctggTTAATTGCCTGTGTCTTGCCTCACCCACCTGTCCATTAGCGCCCTGCTGAGCAGGAGCTGTCTGGGAGCCTGACTCGGGTCCTGACTGTGGTTAGACAGCCAAGCTGATCAAAACCAGAATACTTCTggctccctgacctcaacagagtcATTTTAAGATGTGTGTGATATGGACCAGTTAAGTCTTGGTCCTGCTAAATGGAGGTCAGTGTCACTGAACGAACCCTGACCGCTCTGCCTTGCCCCCTAGTGCCAGCCTCGTCCCTGTTTATTCTTTCGGAGAAAACGAGGTGTTTGACCAAGTCCCCAACCCGCACGGAACCTGGCTGCGATGGATCCAGGAGCACCTGCAGAGCATCATGGGTATTTCCCTGCCCCTCTTCCATGCGCGAGGGGTTTTCCAGTACAGCTTCGGTCTGGTGCCCTACAGGAAGCCCATCGCTACCGTTGGTAGGTCCCTCACAGCCGTCGGCGAAGGTCACGCTGTTGTGCTACACTTCGGAGCAGTCCGGTCCTCGGACCTCGTAGTGCTCTAAGTGAACTGCAGGAATTGTTCCATCCCATTACGCAGCACATGTGGTCAGTCCAACCACCAAAGTCCTCCAGGTGTCCAGTTTCCTCCGGTTGTCCAACGTAAAGCACAGATATAGAGTTACTGTATTTCAGCTAATGCCAGAAAGTCTTCCCCAAAGTCACACATGGGTCTGGGGTGGGCAACTGAGGCCTGACTTAGCTGGTGGTTTGTTGCTATTTGCTTGGTCTTAAAGAGTTTAGCTGGAGTGAATGCAGTGCTTTTAAAACTCGGCCTTGGGCTAAAGCACTGCATTCACTATTCAGTGCTGTAGCCCAAGGCCGAGTTTTTAAAAGCCCCCGTGCTACTTCAAAGGCCTTGTCTGCTgcccctcgaggccttttctgCCCTCTCGGGGCAGGTGCGTGGTCATGCCTACTCCGTTCTGCTGGACGTGCCGCGCCAGCACGCTGATCGGACCTTCGGCATTGGgttctgctggtgtgtgtaaatgagacagccatgacaaacaaaaccttttcagagagagacaggcgaGGCGTCATGGAGCCGACTAACCCCACATATCCGGGTTTCCCCAAACGCTCTTCATGAGTTAATGGTAGAGGAGCTTCATTCAAATGTAAAGTTTCGAATTTCTTGGCATTCACAGTCCCTGTGGTTTTAAATTTTGGTGAGAGATACCAATGCCTAACATATAGATTAGCTAAAGTGGCCCAATAACACCCAATCAATACCCAATGCCAATTCCATACTGAGTAATGGCGTGTCTGTTGTCTGCAGTGGGTAAACCAATCAGGGTGAAGAAAAACCAGAAGCCCTCGGCTGAGGAGTTGGATGCGGTACACCAGCTCTACATGGATGAGCTCGCACAGCTATTCGAAGAGCATAAAGGCAAATATGGGATTTCTGAAGACACACACCTGATCTTCCAGTGAACAGCAGAGCTGAAGACACACACCTGAACCGCAGACCTGAAGACACACACCTGATCTTCATATGAACAGCAGACTGTGGacagatgcagtgtgtgtatgtgtgtgtgtatgtgtgtgcgcgtgcaagagagagagagagagagagagagagagagagagagagaaaggggctgCCATATCACAAATTACACACCACCTTGTAAAATGAACATATGATGAACATATGATGTTGCCACCGTATCCTTGTGAATGCAATCTGACATACAGCACGAGCATTCACAGATCAATGCGAAATATTAGCTAATGCTTTTCATATCCAGAATGTACCCTTTTTGTAATGCACATCTGTTCTGTCTCCTTAGAATAAATCTGTGCTTTAGCATAATCCACTCTTCTTTGTGAGACTGTGCAAATGTCACTTAGGACGCAGCCGTTCAGATCTCCCTACGTCT from Electrophorus electricus isolate fEleEle1 chromosome 17, fEleEle1.pri, whole genome shotgun sequence carries:
- the mogat2 gene encoding 2-acylglycerol O-acyltransferase 2, producing the protein MIDFAPASVPLDRRLQTAAVLKWVFCFLALAPCCIVLFIYLLFTRFWLVCVLYATWWFVDWDTPSRGGRKSPFLCRLPLWNYMRDYFPIQLVKTAELDPRHNYILGFHPHGVLVTGAFANFCTQATGFGQLFPGLESYLLMLPLWFRAPFFRDYIMCAGLIPSDKDSASYLLRREGGGNAVVIVVGGALEALDAHPGAHTLLLANKKGFIKLAMEHGASLVPVYSFGENEVFDQVPNPHGTWLRWIQEHLQSIMGISLPLFHARGVFQYSFGLVPYRKPIATVVGKPIRVKKNQKPSAEELDAVHQLYMDELAQLFEEHKGKYGISEDTHLIFQ